DNA sequence from the Myxocyprinus asiaticus isolate MX2 ecotype Aquarium Trade chromosome 3, UBuf_Myxa_2, whole genome shotgun sequence genome:
GGGCTGggtgatttttattttacttaattgttTTATTCAAATGCATGTTTTGACtagagaccgatactgattttagagggggaaaattcacagattaccgatatggtgaccgatatagttaatttgagctgaaatgaaaacagaccttttttatgtggattttgcaccgatatgactatgcaaaggtactcagaaggctgatttctgaaacaaatatttttatgaaacaatatttgatattattattattatacattgtcaacaaattctagaaatgaacactgagaaaataaagaataaataaaaatacaataaatagcttaataaaaatcagtactgtatgtttagtatcagtcaaatgctgaccattaaaataaagaataaataaaataaataactaaataaacatcagtaatttcagtcaattattggcaggttgtaaaacaagaagcatttacacctgccgagacaagagaaaaacagcggcagcggcgttacaccgtattctgctatacaagttcaggggaaactttcaacggtggaaaaccagacttctaaatattacattttataaaggcaacgactggaattgctcggttgaaggggtaccaaactgtgaatcctgaacaaaacagtttggtgaatacgtttacacattagcttccactcagctgacaagcaatgaaagtagctacatggttagctagttagctataagctcgttgtcacggataTTAAAAGATGGACCAGCGTCTCACcgactaggtaacagcgtagcgtaaaatcaacactcaacagacacaatccaccgctgcactgttgtctgctgagctgcaaaaagatgctctgatgtttacctttcaatctgctacattactgactgcactgacaaactatagctggctaacagcaaacagacatgagtgacatggttgtcagggacagggttaacgttatattagtaatattgaaaagggaaaatgatggtgtcattttttattaacttttcagtatgtttttcacaaactagttagcaacttaccgagaagacaccgtttaactccgccctgactgcagagccaccgtcagttcagctctgtaaacagtggagttggagtgcgctctgctggacaaactacattatgacaccaattcaaaagcattgttttctgcattatgtgttctgaaaaaaaagtttttatatctgcgcatatcggtaaacatatacgccgatactgatatatcggtgaaaggctaatatccgCCGACCattatatcggtcgggcactagttttGACtctattttttgttaaattaaggttttacataaaaatattagCTAATGCTCTAGTTGGATATGTTGTCagtccaccaaaggctgaataagaaaGAGGAAAAAAGGTGTTCATAGCGCTTGGCTTGATGCTGCCCctaatctgatcagctgcacatgCGTGTGCACTCCAAATGTACGTAACATAGgttaacaacatggagactgatggCTCTTCATGTCAGGAACTCATGTGAAAGGAAGCCGGTAATATTTCCAGTGTGATTGTAGCTGACTTAGTCCAGCATGCATGTTTAGTCTACACCTTAATCAGACCATAACTCGCCTTGGCGTTGTGCTCGTTGAACAAAatattctccttttctttaaatacccCAATAATAAAGCATTAAGGACGGGACAGTTACGGGCGCTTCATATCAAACCACCTGGGTAGGATTTAAATCAGAGAATCAAACACTCACCGCTCCTTTTACTATGAGGATTGAGAGATATCGCTAATTATTTGCTTTGATCTGTGACTTGTGTCAAGTTCACTTCATCAAAAGCCAACATTTGTGAAgcaatcattttgacaaactttgcaggTTGAATGGTAATGGTAATCCTTTAtcatttcatattgctgcgctgtTCATTGTGTCCGCAAATACCCACTAGAAGGCGCCgctaggggtgggaatcacaaggtaactgggGACACGACATTATATCGATAATCTTATATTTAAGAGAACTGTTTCCAAATGACCAAATGCATATAAAAgtgccagtttacaaaacaaggccagtttCTTTCCCAATATCTATATACAATGCAAACCATAAGCATATTAGACCATACTGGCTCcttatttctgtggttaggttaatgtagctagtgtttctaaaaataaattatacaatttattaatacaatagcaacctgaacactttaaaaacattattcattacagcacagtttcaatacacaaaagaaaaatgtaaataataatattgatatttaacgtgcaaatatcgatacaatatcacaaTACTTTAACATatcgagattttttttttttcccacttctAGGTGCCGCACGCTCTCACAGTACTGACTTTAGTGGTTAATGCAGACTTTCAGATtttaaaacgcagccttttgcagtttggTAATAGTCACGTAAGGCAGTATTgtgatttcagtcttaattcaatcaattgtgcagccttaatggttaccataccaatgtctcagaggtcaaagtctgcaggtttcacaGCGTTTTTTTTCAATGAACCAAGTTCGTTTCCTTTTCTAAACTGAATGTCTGGACTCTGTCTGCTggggtttatgattatacatacaaattgtttgatatacgaTGAGTACTTTCAAGATAAACTTGATTATATCTAGAAATTGATTTTAGAGATTCTAGCGGAAATGGCAGGAAACCGGTCAAGATTATTATGATGCTCGGGCAGTGAAAGCTGCAAGGAAGCTGTCTGGCTGATGCTGCCTTGCTTTCATACGGTACCCAGCGATTGGGTTGTATGTTGTTCACAAGGTGTAGCTACCTTGCCTTTTGAATGTTTGGACATTGACTTCTAGGGACTTCATAGTGTAGGTCCCCTTCCCCCCtttccctttttctttctttcaaattaATCTGTCACAATAAATACCACGGTTGTATGGCAGTGAAGCAGAATACTGATGTATTGCTGTCTTTTGATGATAATGATGAGaaattgatttctagataactttcagATAGTCTTGGTTTAGATAAACATTCATACCTACATTGGCCGAAAAGTATTTAGCaattttatactattatttcgGAACATCTGgtttattttaaatttacactGTTGACAACTTCCTGTGTGGTGCACTAACATGTTTGGTGCAATTTTTTCGCACACCTTTGTATTCTCTAATGAATAGATCTTTTATTTCTCTATCCAGGTTGCCTTACATTCTAATAAAAATGGGCTGAATAAAGAAAgatttattgaccaaattaaaaccattggcataTCGGTTATGAGCATGAAAAAaatgatggtttatttatatataattaattagtaacccactttgtgaattcaaatgcacaatccagaaataataatagccacaatatgtagaagggttggcactcctaagaacatgtaatattacatttgtattcGTTCTCGCATTAAGGCAGAAAAACGCCATAAACGGGCGTAAGAGTTGTGAAAGCGAAACTTGCCTGTAGGCTACACAATAagggaaaccattcaaaacactttgaaacttGCAGACTTTGatttctgagacatcggtatgatgtccattaatgctgcatgattgattgaattaagattgaaatcgcaatttAACCTTGCACaaatactaaaccttaaaaggctgcattttaaaatataagctGAAAGGTTTCTTGTTAAAATCGGTGTTGGCCAAAAAAGTTCattatttgaataattttgaaGTTACCTTTTAGTTAAGTAcatttaaaagctgaaaaatctATATGAATCGTCCTTAAGTTTGTAAAAATCGAGGTTTTATTTGCATGTTGCATGATTGTGGATTTGCTCTTTTCACAGTGATGCACGTGTTGTGAAAGACATGGCGACGGGGAAGTCTAAAGGCTACGGTTTTGTTTCATTCTTCAACAAATGGGTGAGTTGTAATCCCAAAATCAGGAAAGGCAGGTTTTTAATTAAGCAGAGTCAGGGTGTGCAATTAAATTTATGGCCTACTTTCAAATCCCAGAAGTCTCTGTTGTGGCCATGTGCTGATGTTCTTGTTGCACTGGTTGTTGGCAGGACGCAGAGAATGCAATTCAGCAGATGGGTGGCCAGTGGTTGGGCGGCAGGCAGATCAGGACTAACTGGGCTACGAGAAAACCCCCAGCACCCAAAGCCACCTATGAAAGTAAGTTCATAttcattaaaagttttaagaaggAAAGAGCTATAATCAAGATGGTTTATTGAAACAAACAAACTCATACAAAGACCTCTCATGATTAATCAGTATTTCATTGTGATTTGTTCTAGCAACCAACACCAAGCACTTGTCGTTTGATGAGGTAGTGAACCAGTCCAGCCCCAGCAACTGCACTGTCTATTGCGGTGGAGTCAGTACAGGCCTTACAGGTGAGAATTTCCATATTTAACATTAAAAGGATGCACCTAACAGTACATGTTTGATTATGTTTtgccttttgtttttttcttgtataGCAAGTGATGATAAAAGGTGTTTTGTCTACTAATTGTCTGTTATTTTGTGGTACACAGTCGCTTATTAATTTCTATTAACACCGCAAACAACttgggtaaaatataatttcatttgcCATGCAAAAAAAAGTGACAATGCAGGAAACCTCTCAATGAATCCATTtcgcattaaaatttaaaatatgcttTAATGGATAGATGAATGTATATTTTCTAACATTCTCTTCTTTTTCCGAAGAACAACTCATGAGACAGACCTTCTCTCCTTTTGGCCAAATAATGGAAGTTCGAGTGTTCCCAGACAAAGGCTACTCATTTGTGAGGTATGTTCATTCAAGCTGAGACACAACACTTACAGGTCGTAACCATAAGGACTGATTAAACTCTTCTCAATCTCTTCAGGTTCAACTCTCATGAAAGCGCAGCTCATGCAATAGTGTCTGTTAATGGCACGTCCGTAGAAGGTCACATAGTGAAATGTTACTGGGGAAAAGAGACTACAGACATGGTCAGCCCCATGCAGCAGGTGCAGGTACCCCAGGTGAGCAGGAGTATGTTTTCATCCCATGGTTTGCTCTGAGTGAGTGTTTAGAAATAATCCAGCTAAATGCCACCAAGACAAAATAATTGCTTGATGGAATGTCCTAGGGCTATGTTGAACATCAACGTTTCCtctaaataaatgtagaaataaccTTTCTGTAATTCTGATTTTATAGCAAAACAAAGTTGGCTTCGCCGCACAGCCATATGGTCAGTGGGGACAGTGGTACGGCAACGCACAACAAATTAGCCAGTATGTCCATAACGGCTGGCAGGTACCCACTTATGGCGTGTACGGACAGGCCTGGAACCAACAAGGCTTCAAGTAAGTAATTTACGTGCTTCAACTCTCCATTCCATTGTATGAATAAATAGTCTTGTAAAGAGCTTCTGTCAACTGTTAAGACTAGTATTTTATCTACTCTCGCTGATTTAAATTTGTGACTATCCAaatcataatatttttctgttcaaGAAATGGATGCATTTTCTACATAATGGCAGGTACATCTGATATCTCAATGGACCCACTTGATAGTAGATGTCTTTAACTTCTATGAACTTAAGCAAATGATACAATGTAATTATGTACATTGATGCTGTTacattgtacttgcatttaaagtacCTACGTTTAGTTAGATCTctaattacactgttaaccttacccctaaacctaaccctacctcaCTATATGATGTGCACATTTAAACgagtgttccgggttcaataccagttaagtttaattgacagaatttgtggtgtaatgttgattaccacaaaaacgaaTTTAGAcccatccctctttttctttaaaaaagaaaaatctgggtaacagtgaggcacttacagtggaagtgaatggggccagttcgtaaacgttaaaatactcactgtttcaacagtatagccacaagatgtaaacgatatgcattaacatgattttagtgtgataaaattgcttacaaaccTTTTTTGAGGAATGTTATATTCAATTTGACAACTGTTGCCATAGCGACGTAacaatgaaaatataaacaactttacagctcaaataacagtACTAActagaagaatgaatgtaagcgcttttataaaattataaccttcacatttctgccttttaaatgcTCCAAATATTGGTGCGTCATTGTAATCTaaatttgtctttctttttttttttttatagaaaaggagggactagttgAAATCATTTTGTTTGTGGTATGCAACGTTATGATCACGTTTATTCCTGGTATTACAATGCATCTCGGGTGACACGAttacatgtggtcaggcgagatttgtggtaatcaacgttatgccacaaatcctgtcgattgaacctggaatattattttaatttattccacactgttgcataattttgttttttaaaatgcatttttctttTCAAGCTATAGCTAATTCAGAAAATTGTCCTTTTCTATTATAAACTCTTAAAGTTATGCAAAATAATTGAAACCACTTGAAGAATATAGACAAAACATATATTATCATAACTGTCTATTGATTCCTAATCATTCCTCCTTGTGTTTGCCATTTATGAACCAAAATTATAGAACATTGTTCATCTTTCACAACTACTAAAGTTATATAAAATCCTATATTActacaataaatgtcacatttattcaGTGGTGTGAATTAATTCCAGATTATGTTTTTGTCTGTCATTAACTCTTCActcaagtcttttgaatctgttcaccaaaCAGATTTGATCAGATTAGTTCACCAATTCGTTCAGTGACCATATCTGAAATTCACATCTTTCCACCAATAGTTGGCAAAaattaacatcttttgtgttttgagttattaaaccattgataaagcaGCGAGAGTTTCACGCCAGAAACAATTCTATTTATACTTCATTAAATTGTGCGTGTTTACCAATCTACTAAATGACTTcagcagagtgtttaagcattattattatcatcattgttTTCCCcataaatgacaacaaagcatatttataatttttttgaacTGCTGTGTATGACTATCAAGCTTATAAGACAACGATATTGGCTTAAAAATAGTTTCAATTACGTCGATTCATTGTAATATTGTCGGTCACTTTTACTCCTAATTCATCCATCCcatttctctccttgttgaacgagattacTTAACTAAATGAACTACATGCCGCCTCATTCTGTCAGTTAACAGATCCTGCTTATACTCACTTGTCCACAAACAAGATGACCAATAATGTGCTCCTTCACTGTCCCTGCTCGATTGCTCAAGCTGTTGTCAGTTTTTACAGGGAAAAAAAAGAGACTAAAGTGGTTTCATGCTCCAAACTAGTGCAGTGCTGCCAAGGTTTAAACTGTTTAAAGCCCAAAATAGCCTATACTACGGCTTTTGAACTTTTAAATTCTACATAAAGTCAAACAATAACCTTTCGAAGTAGGTTTCATTTGACTGGGTGACCATACACAGGCGTTTGGTGCATGTGCGCTATGAGTGCTATGAGATACAGGACTAGTTCTCTGTAGGAGTTTAGATCCATAAAGAtttctttttattgcatttttatacaaatgcaggtttctcctgacctcctcacacacgtgctcttgacttgcacatctactgttgttgtttacaccttcgtctcctgatgtttagcgctGATTACAtaatcttctagcgcttcttcatgACCGCAACAGCTCAGCTGTGATTGTTGCCACCTTATGGACccattaattagtgcaaataattccaggcgtaTGCGCATACAGTGTTCAGagtatgcacatttaaaaaaaaatcgggCCGCACGCGtttagtgctcgagcactctgctgatgatgaaatttgtgtgAGGCGTCCTGGACGTAGATGCCTAGCGTTCACATCTAACCAAAGTTTACTTAGGGCGTAAGAAAGCTTAAAATAGGTGAtcacagatttttaggggggctAAAATGAAATTTAGGGGTCTAGCAACGGCAGTTCTGTCCACGCAGACTCTCCAGCTTATCAGGTTGGAAAtaccacatttttaaaaatatcatgCTTTTTTGTTTACAATTTGAATTGGGCAGTGTGTTGCGTTCAGTTGTGATTTTGTTTCGCAAGTGAAAAAACAAATAGAACAAATCCATTGTCTGGTTGCTTTACACGCTTTGGCAAAGTTACAATAAATATGCAACTGCCAAATGTTTAGAAGAAATGCTAATGCTAAAATGACACTTAAAAATATTGATGAACTCTGATCCTAATGGATGATATTGTGGCAAGAGAGATGACCAAGCAGGTTGACCAATCACTTTTCAGGTCCACCCACATGTGCAAGTCAAATATTTGAGCTGTATATTCATATTATCTCCGAGAGCAACAATGAGAATTCAagctatttttgtttttacaaaatgaacaattttttttttttttttttgcttgtttttgcagatttcttttaaaattaaagATGTTCAAAGCATGAATAGGGTTCAAGCATGAAGTGCTGAAACCCTTTTGTATTTGTCAGGATTTTTCTGTCCTAAAACTGATCATGCAGACCAAACCTTAAGGCCTAGATACTtgaaactttggggaatggtAGTACTCCAGCAGTCTACACGTTCGCATGGACTCGACACGATCGGCCAGTGGGGGGCACTATAGTTAACGATacaaaaaaatcatactttttggGCCTTTACTTCTGAACCGTGTGCCATACACTCAAGTGCCTTGTATCATTGGAGTCATTGGTTCAAGATTTCCATCATGCCTTTTTTTTCcccgcaatttgctatttttcgtacttttgcgaactagtcctaggctgttcgcccgatcagaaccaaaccaATGCAGACATATTCTCTGGAGTCCAGTAGCATAAAATGAAGTAGTTAGCGGACAGTAGTTAGCGCTAAAACAGtcagacatgaaaaaaaaaaaaggttgtgtaCCTGTGAGTGCTGAAAAATAAATTGCTTTATCTCCATTTTAGGTGCTTACAGGCTATCAGAATAATTCTTAAAATCTTGTAGCACATGCACTGAAATTCAATGCCACTTGAACCTACCAGGTTaccattgctgcttgcagctatatctgataacacacacacacaaacaacatacACTAATGTTCATGACCAAACAAACCAGTTTGGGATTTGGTTTTTAGTTAAATGTGAGACGATGTTCAGTGTTTGTGCAGTCATTATGAAGTATTCAGTGTACTGGAAGTCACTTGGGATGAAAAGTACCTGCTAAATACTAGCTAGTTTTTCTCTGCCACTAACTGACagccttttttttcttcctctatGTAGTCATTTACAGGCTGGTGCTGGGTGGCCTGGGGTCAGTGCAGTGAGTAACGGTGGTGTGGTGGAGCCCGCACAGGGAGTCAATGGGACCATGCTAGCCAACCAGTCCAGCATGGGCACTGCAGGATACCACACACACTGATGTGCCAATGGACAACTCTAGCACTCCACTGCAGCTGCAGAAGGGATTTACACATAACCCCCTCATTCTCAACCACCAAACAAGAAGCCTGGCATGGGGAGGGgctgtgtcattttttttttcttttttgggcccACCCCTCCACCTGTAATTTTAGTTTAGGTGGACTGTGAGGCAGTTCTTGCTCATTGCGGAGTCTTGAGTTTTTCAATACTGGGATTAAACAACACATCCTGATACACACGTATTCAGACACATTAACGCGCACCCACATAAATCCACAGTTCATCGGCCTGGTGTCCGACGGACTTAATCGGAGAGGACTATGCCATTTTAAACTCAAAAGTACTATAAATAAAATTCAACAATAACTGCAACTTTTCCATTTTGCGTTTTTTGTTTTAGAGCAATTTCAGCTGCTGATTTTGTAATATATGAAGCTTTGCCTTTTTTCTTTGGACTTGCCATTTTAAAAGCAGAACTGTTTTCTTGAAAGGAGCGATGACACCGTCGAATCATGTGAAATGTCAAaccttttttctttgtttataaaatgaataaaatggatGTCAactgttgtatttttttaattagacatTCAATTTCTCTAACTAAACCAATTGCAGGGATGACTGCCACATTTTTTTCCTTGACGGCAGATAAATATTGCACAATATTAATACgttttcacaaaaaaatttgaTGTTACGCAAATTTTaggtattttaaattgttttgcatTCCACTTATTTTGAGGGCTTATAAGTACAGTACACCGTTCTGTTTGTAAATAACCAAACAACTGTGTTCAAGTGTTGGGACGCTATATAAAGAAATTTGAAGTGTTGATTATGGATGcttgcttgcttttttttttttgttttgtttttttgtagtctGGTGGGTGGGATGGAGGGTCGGGTTTGGGCTTCATCTGAACATCATCATTAGCGGCTCTGTTAAATGCTGATCCATACGGTTTAATGGGTTCTTCCTGAGAAGTCTCGTGGGAGAACTGCAAAGATCcattctgaacattttgttagaaTGACAGTAATTCTGTGTATAATATCTAAATATTGACTTTTTAAATGGTGTTTAGTATTAAGACAAGAAACCTGAATGGATCAGAATTTTGCACTGTTGCCCATTGAAGTTTTAATAGACGAGACCTATTGTGTTGCCTTATTTTGTGTTGATTTCATTTGGTGAATAAAACGATGATCAAAACATAGGCAGTGCCTAAGAATGATTTGAGATCTCATGTTTTGAGGATTTTTCTAAAGAATGTTCATCTACTATTACGTGTTCTTGCTTTGTCCCATTAAAATGCAAATGCGATCCAACATTCCTATCTGTCCTGTCTGTGAACTCAATTGTCCTACACTTTACATTTTGTAGACTGAAAAACAGCTTTTTGCAATTTGTTTGTGTATGAGATCGGGTCTAGTTGAACTTGTCACACTTTTATGTAAGTTTATGTTTGGGGTAAGCTGTCATAATGGTAACTTTTTATTACATAGCCTATTGTTTGCTTTTCAGATAAATGTCCGCagtaaaaacaattatgaaaaaacaattcatgaaacaaaaaataaaagggctaatactttactataaggttccatttattaacaaaagtcgATTTAGATTTTTTCTAACgtgaataacaatgaacaattttacaacatttgttaattttggttaatgttaatttcaacatttactaatacatttttttttaattaaaaggtgATTAATAAATGGtgtttaaaaatgttcattgttcatgacacctaaaaggtgcactcagtatttttttttgcatttgtcatCTAGGACTTGCAGTGACACCTAGCAGCGTGGGAGCAgcgtcattcaaaatcaatagttttcagtttcagatgccattgtagaagttcactattcacaatcagccatgattactttaatcaatgaggggaaagtgtcaaataacaagatgattactgagattaagcgtgtAGTTctcagatggtcatgtgattctaatgtggcagcccccatgtgcggaccctctccatgtggaataaaacagcttttattaggttactgatatgactggagtcttcattttatgtgagtgctcattatgtttcaaaattacaagtcatgtctttaagagttaaacttttttttaatgagggaaaaaattactgagtgcacctttgtctaatgttaacaaatggaaccttattgtaaagtgttaccattaaaggTAACATACTATAAATACACTTGAAGTCAGATGTTTCCATACACTTAGGtttgtcattaaaaataatttttcaaccaCTCcatatgagcaaactatagttttggcaagttgtttaggacatctactttgtgcatgacaggagtaatttttccaacaattgtttacagacagattgtttcacatttaattgactatatcacaattccagtgggtcagaagtttacatacatttaactgtgcctttaagcagtttggaaaattccagaaaattatgtcaagcctttagacaattagcttctgataggaggtgtactgaattggaggtgtacctgtggatgtattttatggcctaccttcaaactcagtgcctctttgcttgacatcatgggaaaatcaaaagaaatcagccaagacctcagaaataaaattgtagacctccacaaatccatgggagcaatttccaaacgcctgaaggtactacgttcatctgtacacacaatagtacgcaagtataaacacaatgggaccacacagccatcatactgctcaggaaggagacacattctgtctc
Encoded proteins:
- the LOC127426928 gene encoding cytotoxic granule associated RNA binding protein TIA1-like, which translates into the protein MMDDEQPKTLYVGNLSRDVTEALIVQLFGQIGPCKSCKMIMDTAGNDPYCFVEFFEHRHAASSLAAMNGRKIMGKEVKVNWATSPSSQKKDTTNHFHVFVGDLSPEITTDDIRAAFAPFGRISDARVVKDMATGKSKGYGFVSFFNKWDAENAIQQMGGQWLGGRQIRTNWATRKPPAPKATYETTNTKHLSFDEVVNQSSPSNCTVYCGGVSTGLTEQLMRQTFSPFGQIMEVRVFPDKGYSFVRFNSHESAAHAIVSVNGTSVEGHIVKCYWGKETTDMVSPMQQVQVPQQNKVGFAAQPYGQWGQWYGNAQQISQYVHNGWQVPTYGVYGQAWNQQGFNHLQAGAGWPGVSAVSNGGVVEPAQGVNGTMLANQSSMGTAGYHTH